The Chelonia mydas isolate rCheMyd1 chromosome 3, rCheMyd1.pri.v2, whole genome shotgun sequence genome includes a region encoding these proteins:
- the SGK1 gene encoding serine/threonine-protein kinase Sgk1 isoform X1, whose product MTVRAEASGPTLTYSKMRGVVAILIAFMKQRRMGLNDFIQKIATSSYPCKHPEVQSILKISQPEEPELMNANPSPPPSPSQQINLGPSSNPHAKPSDFHFLKVIGKGSFGKVLLARHKAEEEFYAVKVLQKKAILKKKEEKHIMSERNVLLKNVKHPFLVGLHFSFQTADKLYFVLDYINGGELFYHLQRERCFLEPRARFYAAEIASALGYLHSLNIVYRDLKPENILLDSQGHIILTDFGLCKENIEHNGTTSTFCGTPEYLAPEVLHKQPYDRTVDWWCLGAVLYEMLYGLPPFYSRNTAEMYDNILNKPLQLKPNITNSARHLLEGLLQKDRTKRVGAKEDFMEIKNHIFFSPINWDDLINKKITPPFNPNVSGPSDLRHFDPEFTDEPVPNSIGQSSDSILITASVQEAAEAFLGFSYAPPMDSFL is encoded by the exons ATGACGGTCAGAGCCGAAGCCTCTGGACCCACGTTAACGTATTCAAAGATGAGGGGAGTTGTTGCAATACTCATCG ctTTCATGAAACAGAGACGAATGGGGCTAAATGACTTCATTCAAAAAATAGCCACCAGCTCGTACCCGTGCAAGCA CCCTGAAGTTCAGTCTATTTTGAAGATCTCCCAGCCTGAAGAGCCTGAACTTATGAATGCTAATCCTTCCCCTCCA CCCAGCCCATCACAGCAGATCAATCTTGGTCCATCATCCAACCCACATGCCAAGCCATCAGACTTTCATTTCTTAAAAGTTATCGGAAAAGGAAGTTTTGGAAAG GTTCTCCTTGCAAGGCATAAGGCGGAAGAAGAATTCTATGCTGTTAAAGTACTGCAGAAGAAAGCAATCCTGAAAAAGAAGGAG gAGAAACACATAATGTCAGAGCGCAATGTCCTGCTGAAAAATGTGAAACACCCTTTCCTGGTTGGGCTCCActtttctttccagactgcagaCAAATTGTACTTTGTCCTTGACTACATCAATGGTGGAGAG TTATTCTACCATCTCCAGAGGGAACGTTGCTTCCTGGAGCCAAGAGCACGGTTTTATGCTGCTGAAATAGCCAGTGCACTGGGTTACTTGCACTCTCTGAACATAGTTTATCG GGACTTGAAGCCAGAGAACATCTTGCTAGATTCTCAGGGGCATATTATCTTGACTGACTTTGGACTCTGCAAAGAGAACATAGAACACAATGGCACTACCTCCACATTTTGTGGCACACCTGAG TACCTTGCTCCTGAAGTTCTTCATAAGCAGCCCTACGACAGGACTGTTGACTGGTGGTGCCTTGGAGCAGTTTTGTATGAGATGCTTTATGGATTG CCCCCCTTCTACAGCAGGAACACAGCAGAAATGTATGACAATATCTTGAACAAACCCCTGCAATTGAAACCAAATATTACCAATTCTGCTAGACACCTTCTGGAAGGCCTGTTACAAAAGGATAGGACAAAGAGAGTTGGTGCTAAGGAGGACTTC ATGGAGATTAAGAATCACATCTTCTTCTCCCCAATTAACTGGGATGATCTCATTAATAAGAAGATTACACCTCCTTTTAACCCAAATGTG AGTGGTCCGAGTGATCTGCGACACTTTGACCCCGAGTTTACTGATGAGCCAGTCCCCAACTCCATTGGCCAATCTTCCGACAGTATCCTCATTACTGCTAGTGTCCAGgaagctgctgaagcctttctgGGCTTTTCGTATGCCCCACCCATGGATTCTTTCCTGtga
- the SGK1 gene encoding serine/threonine-protein kinase Sgk1 isoform X3, with protein sequence MKQRRMGLNDFIQKIATSSYPCKHPEVQSILKISQPEEPELMNANPSPPPSPSQQINLGPSSNPHAKPSDFHFLKVIGKGSFGKVLLARHKAEEEFYAVKVLQKKAILKKKEEKHIMSERNVLLKNVKHPFLVGLHFSFQTADKLYFVLDYINGGELFYHLQRERCFLEPRARFYAAEIASALGYLHSLNIVYRDLKPENILLDSQGHIILTDFGLCKENIEHNGTTSTFCGTPEYLAPEVLHKQPYDRTVDWWCLGAVLYEMLYGLPPFYSRNTAEMYDNILNKPLQLKPNITNSARHLLEGLLQKDRTKRVGAKEDFMEIKNHIFFSPINWDDLINKKITPPFNPNVSGPSDLRHFDPEFTDEPVPNSIGQSSDSILITASVQEAAEAFLGFSYAPPMDSFL encoded by the exons ATGAAACAGAGACGAATGGGGCTAAATGACTTCATTCAAAAAATAGCCACCAGCTCGTACCCGTGCAAGCA CCCTGAAGTTCAGTCTATTTTGAAGATCTCCCAGCCTGAAGAGCCTGAACTTATGAATGCTAATCCTTCCCCTCCA CCCAGCCCATCACAGCAGATCAATCTTGGTCCATCATCCAACCCACATGCCAAGCCATCAGACTTTCATTTCTTAAAAGTTATCGGAAAAGGAAGTTTTGGAAAG GTTCTCCTTGCAAGGCATAAGGCGGAAGAAGAATTCTATGCTGTTAAAGTACTGCAGAAGAAAGCAATCCTGAAAAAGAAGGAG gAGAAACACATAATGTCAGAGCGCAATGTCCTGCTGAAAAATGTGAAACACCCTTTCCTGGTTGGGCTCCActtttctttccagactgcagaCAAATTGTACTTTGTCCTTGACTACATCAATGGTGGAGAG TTATTCTACCATCTCCAGAGGGAACGTTGCTTCCTGGAGCCAAGAGCACGGTTTTATGCTGCTGAAATAGCCAGTGCACTGGGTTACTTGCACTCTCTGAACATAGTTTATCG GGACTTGAAGCCAGAGAACATCTTGCTAGATTCTCAGGGGCATATTATCTTGACTGACTTTGGACTCTGCAAAGAGAACATAGAACACAATGGCACTACCTCCACATTTTGTGGCACACCTGAG TACCTTGCTCCTGAAGTTCTTCATAAGCAGCCCTACGACAGGACTGTTGACTGGTGGTGCCTTGGAGCAGTTTTGTATGAGATGCTTTATGGATTG CCCCCCTTCTACAGCAGGAACACAGCAGAAATGTATGACAATATCTTGAACAAACCCCTGCAATTGAAACCAAATATTACCAATTCTGCTAGACACCTTCTGGAAGGCCTGTTACAAAAGGATAGGACAAAGAGAGTTGGTGCTAAGGAGGACTTC ATGGAGATTAAGAATCACATCTTCTTCTCCCCAATTAACTGGGATGATCTCATTAATAAGAAGATTACACCTCCTTTTAACCCAAATGTG AGTGGTCCGAGTGATCTGCGACACTTTGACCCCGAGTTTACTGATGAGCCAGTCCCCAACTCCATTGGCCAATCTTCCGACAGTATCCTCATTACTGCTAGTGTCCAGgaagctgctgaagcctttctgGGCTTTTCGTATGCCCCACCCATGGATTCTTTCCTGtga
- the SGK1 gene encoding serine/threonine-protein kinase Sgk1 isoform X2, protein MRGTEEKPSLTAFMKQRRMGLNDFIQKIATSSYPCKHPEVQSILKISQPEEPELMNANPSPPPSPSQQINLGPSSNPHAKPSDFHFLKVIGKGSFGKVLLARHKAEEEFYAVKVLQKKAILKKKEEKHIMSERNVLLKNVKHPFLVGLHFSFQTADKLYFVLDYINGGELFYHLQRERCFLEPRARFYAAEIASALGYLHSLNIVYRDLKPENILLDSQGHIILTDFGLCKENIEHNGTTSTFCGTPEYLAPEVLHKQPYDRTVDWWCLGAVLYEMLYGLPPFYSRNTAEMYDNILNKPLQLKPNITNSARHLLEGLLQKDRTKRVGAKEDFMEIKNHIFFSPINWDDLINKKITPPFNPNVSGPSDLRHFDPEFTDEPVPNSIGQSSDSILITASVQEAAEAFLGFSYAPPMDSFL, encoded by the exons atgagagGCACAGAAGAGAAGCCTTCATTAACAG ctTTCATGAAACAGAGACGAATGGGGCTAAATGACTTCATTCAAAAAATAGCCACCAGCTCGTACCCGTGCAAGCA CCCTGAAGTTCAGTCTATTTTGAAGATCTCCCAGCCTGAAGAGCCTGAACTTATGAATGCTAATCCTTCCCCTCCA CCCAGCCCATCACAGCAGATCAATCTTGGTCCATCATCCAACCCACATGCCAAGCCATCAGACTTTCATTTCTTAAAAGTTATCGGAAAAGGAAGTTTTGGAAAG GTTCTCCTTGCAAGGCATAAGGCGGAAGAAGAATTCTATGCTGTTAAAGTACTGCAGAAGAAAGCAATCCTGAAAAAGAAGGAG gAGAAACACATAATGTCAGAGCGCAATGTCCTGCTGAAAAATGTGAAACACCCTTTCCTGGTTGGGCTCCActtttctttccagactgcagaCAAATTGTACTTTGTCCTTGACTACATCAATGGTGGAGAG TTATTCTACCATCTCCAGAGGGAACGTTGCTTCCTGGAGCCAAGAGCACGGTTTTATGCTGCTGAAATAGCCAGTGCACTGGGTTACTTGCACTCTCTGAACATAGTTTATCG GGACTTGAAGCCAGAGAACATCTTGCTAGATTCTCAGGGGCATATTATCTTGACTGACTTTGGACTCTGCAAAGAGAACATAGAACACAATGGCACTACCTCCACATTTTGTGGCACACCTGAG TACCTTGCTCCTGAAGTTCTTCATAAGCAGCCCTACGACAGGACTGTTGACTGGTGGTGCCTTGGAGCAGTTTTGTATGAGATGCTTTATGGATTG CCCCCCTTCTACAGCAGGAACACAGCAGAAATGTATGACAATATCTTGAACAAACCCCTGCAATTGAAACCAAATATTACCAATTCTGCTAGACACCTTCTGGAAGGCCTGTTACAAAAGGATAGGACAAAGAGAGTTGGTGCTAAGGAGGACTTC ATGGAGATTAAGAATCACATCTTCTTCTCCCCAATTAACTGGGATGATCTCATTAATAAGAAGATTACACCTCCTTTTAACCCAAATGTG AGTGGTCCGAGTGATCTGCGACACTTTGACCCCGAGTTTACTGATGAGCCAGTCCCCAACTCCATTGGCCAATCTTCCGACAGTATCCTCATTACTGCTAGTGTCCAGgaagctgctgaagcctttctgGGCTTTTCGTATGCCCCACCCATGGATTCTTTCCTGtga